A genomic region of Methylobacterium durans contains the following coding sequences:
- a CDS encoding MFS transporter: MSSDSAAPTSDALERDAHLASTDHKVEPSEIAMGVIIGRTSEFFDFFVFGIASVLVFPKVFFPFADPLTATLYAFGIFALAFVARPIGSVLFMEIDRRHGRGVKLTIALFLLGFSTAAISFLPGYDHLGVTAIVLLAAFRIGQGLALGGAWDGLASLLALNAPEGRRGWYAAMPQLGAPLGFMLASALFSFFLANLTPEDFLDWGWRYPFYVAFAVNVVALFARLRLVATDEFVNLLQTRELEPVPVLELLRVHWRHVLIAAFVPLASFALFHLVTIFPISWITLFTQRSAGEFLMVQFAGATMAAGAILASGLMADQIGRRTMLAICAGLIALFAVGSILAPLLFGDSMAGQTVYVVVGFGLLGLSYGQTAGAVSSNFGARYRYTGSALSSDLAWVVGAGFAPLVVLSLSSRYGLACVGLYLLSGAVATLVALGVNKLKARAA; this comes from the coding sequence ATGAGCTCAGATTCCGCTGCGCCCACCTCCGACGCGCTCGAGCGCGACGCCCACCTCGCCTCGACCGACCATAAGGTCGAGCCGAGCGAGATCGCCATGGGCGTCATCATCGGCCGAACCTCGGAGTTCTTCGATTTTTTCGTGTTCGGCATCGCCTCGGTGCTGGTCTTCCCGAAGGTGTTCTTCCCCTTCGCCGATCCGCTGACGGCGACGCTCTACGCCTTCGGCATCTTCGCGCTCGCCTTCGTCGCCCGCCCGATCGGCTCAGTGCTCTTCATGGAGATCGACCGGCGCCACGGTCGCGGCGTGAAGCTGACGATCGCGCTGTTCCTGCTCGGCTTCTCGACCGCGGCGATCAGCTTCCTGCCGGGCTACGACCACTTGGGCGTGACGGCGATCGTCCTGCTGGCGGCCTTCCGCATCGGCCAGGGCCTCGCCCTCGGCGGCGCCTGGGACGGCCTCGCCTCCCTGCTCGCCCTGAACGCGCCGGAGGGCCGCCGCGGCTGGTACGCGGCGATGCCGCAGCTCGGCGCGCCGCTCGGATTCATGCTCGCGAGCGCCCTGTTCTCGTTCTTCCTCGCCAACCTGACGCCCGAGGACTTCCTCGACTGGGGCTGGCGCTACCCGTTTTACGTCGCCTTCGCGGTGAACGTCGTCGCGCTCTTCGCGCGCCTGCGCCTCGTCGCCACGGACGAGTTCGTCAATCTCCTCCAGACCCGTGAACTGGAGCCCGTGCCGGTGCTCGAACTTCTCCGGGTGCACTGGCGCCACGTTCTCATCGCCGCCTTCGTGCCTCTGGCGAGCTTCGCGCTCTTCCACCTCGTCACGATCTTCCCGATCAGCTGGATCACGCTGTTCACGCAGCGCTCCGCGGGCGAGTTTCTGATGGTGCAGTTCGCCGGCGCCACCATGGCGGCCGGCGCGATCCTGGCCTCAGGCCTGATGGCGGATCAGATCGGGCGGCGTACCATGCTCGCCATCTGCGCCGGACTGATCGCGCTCTTCGCGGTCGGCTCGATCCTCGCGCCGCTCCTGTTCGGCGACAGCATGGCCGGGCAGACCGTCTACGTGGTCGTCGGCTTCGGGCTCCTCGGCCTGTCCTACGGGCAGACGGCCGGCGCCGTGTCCTCGAACTTCGGCGCCCGCTACCGCTACACGGGCTCGGCGCTGAGCTCCGATCTCGCCTGGGTGGTCGGTGCCGGCTTCGCGCCGCTCGTGGTGCTCAGCCTGTCGAGCCGGTACGGGCTCGCCTGCGTTGGACTCTACCTGCTGTCCGGCGCCGTCGCGACACTCGTCGCGCTCGGCGTCAACAAGCTGAAGGCACGCGCCGCCTGA
- the cyoA gene encoding ubiquinol oxidase subunit II, translating into MRPRLLRALALVPLLGLLAGCNMVVMQPSGDIAARQRDLVIASTGLMLLIILPVIALTLFFAWRYRASNTQAKYDPDWHHSTQLEVVIWAAPLVIIIALGALTWISTHTLDPFRPLSRIDASRPLPADVKPMPVEVVSLDWKWLFFYPEQGIATVNELAAPVDRPITFKITSASIMNSFYIPALAGQIYSMAGMETKLHAVINKVGIYDGFSANYSGSGFSRMNFKFHGLDQAGFDAWVAKAKQEGTKLTRDAYLKLEKPSEQEPVRYFGSYEDGLYSAILNMCAVPGKMCMSEMMHIDATGGAGKESHHNRERLEYDNRHAAQGEEGESATFPASGRPAKGDEQPQGIKPDAHGPAVKGRGEAPDGPHDHSGPGHQHGTPAPAQLNH; encoded by the coding sequence ATGCGTCCAAGATTGCTCCGCGCCCTCGCGCTGGTCCCCCTGCTCGGCCTGCTCGCCGGCTGCAACATGGTCGTGATGCAGCCCTCGGGCGACATCGCCGCCCGCCAGCGCGACCTCGTGATCGCCTCGACCGGGCTGATGCTCCTGATCATCCTGCCGGTGATCGCCCTGACGCTGTTCTTCGCGTGGCGCTACCGGGCCTCGAACACGCAGGCCAAATACGATCCGGACTGGCACCACTCGACGCAGCTCGAGGTGGTGATCTGGGCAGCGCCGCTCGTGATCATCATTGCCCTCGGTGCGCTCACCTGGATCAGCACCCACACCCTCGATCCGTTCCGGCCGCTCTCGCGCATCGACGCCTCGCGGCCGCTGCCGGCGGACGTGAAGCCCATGCCGGTCGAGGTCGTTTCCCTCGATTGGAAGTGGCTGTTCTTCTATCCCGAGCAGGGCATCGCCACCGTCAACGAACTCGCCGCGCCCGTCGACCGGCCGATCACGTTCAAGATCACCTCGGCCTCGATCATGAACTCCTTCTACATCCCGGCGCTCGCCGGCCAGATCTACTCGATGGCCGGCATGGAGACGAAGCTGCACGCCGTGATCAACAAGGTTGGGATCTATGACGGCTTTTCCGCGAACTACAGCGGCTCCGGCTTCTCGCGGATGAACTTCAAGTTCCACGGGCTCGATCAGGCCGGCTTCGACGCCTGGGTCGCCAAGGCGAAGCAGGAGGGCACGAAGCTGACCCGCGACGCCTACCTGAAGCTCGAGAAGCCGAGCGAGCAGGAGCCCGTCCGTTACTTCGGCTCCTACGAGGATGGCCTCTACAGCGCGATCCTCAACATGTGCGCCGTGCCGGGCAAGATGTGCATGAGCGAGATGATGCACATCGACGCGACGGGAGGCGCCGGCAAGGAGAGCCACCACAATCGCGAGCGCCTGGAATACGACAACCGCCACGCCGCGCAGGGCGAGGAAGGCGAATCCGCGACGTTTCCCGCCTCCGGCCGCCCCGCCAAGGGCGACGAGCAGCCGCAGGGCATAAAGCCGGACGCCCACGGCCCTGCCGTGAAGGGCCGCGGCGAGGCGCCCGATGGCCCGCACGACCATTCCGGGCCCGGCCACCAGCACGGCACGCCGGCCCCCGCGCAACTGAACCATTGA
- the cyoB gene encoding cytochrome o ubiquinol oxidase subunit I, whose protein sequence is MFSNLDLQKLIFGRLTLEAIPYHEPILLVTFIGVVLGGVAVLGAITYFRFWGTLWRDWITSVDHKKIGIMYVILALVMLLRGFADALMMRAQQAISFGANEGYLPPHHYDQIFTAHGVIMIFFFAMPLVTGLMNFVVPLQIGARDVAFPFLNNFSFWMTVSGALTVMASLFVGEFARTGWLAYPPLSGPAASPGVGVDYYIWALQIAGIGTLLSGINLIATIVKMRAPGMTMMKMPVFTWTALCTNVLIVAAFPILTAVLALLSLDRYVGTHFFSNDLGGNPMMYINLIWIWGHPEVYILILPAFGIFSEVVSTYSGKRLFGYASMVYATVVITILSYLVWLHHFFTMGSGASVNSFFGITTMIISIPTGAKIFNWLFTMYRGRIRFEVPMLWTVGFMVTFVIGGMTGVLLAVPPADFVLHNSLFLIAHFHNVIIGGVVFGLLAGITYWFPKAFGYKLDPFWGKVSFWFWLSGFWFAFMPLYILGLMGVTRRLQHFDDPSLQIWFVIAAFGAFLILLGILSFGVQLVVSYVRREELRDLTGDPWNGRTLEWSTSSPPPEYNFAFTPVIHELDAWSDMKKRGYDRPLKGFRPIHMPKNTGTGFILGVLSIAFSFAMIWYIWWLAGLTFVAMFLVTVIHTFNYNRDFYIPAEAVVRAEDARSALLSGRA, encoded by the coding sequence ATGTTCTCGAACCTGGACCTGCAGAAGCTGATCTTCGGGCGCCTGACGCTCGAAGCGATCCCCTACCATGAGCCGATCCTGCTCGTGACCTTCATCGGCGTCGTCCTCGGCGGCGTCGCGGTGCTCGGCGCGATCACCTACTTCCGGTTCTGGGGCACCCTCTGGCGCGACTGGATCACGAGCGTCGATCACAAGAAGATCGGCATCATGTACGTCATCCTGGCGCTCGTCATGCTGCTCCGGGGCTTTGCCGACGCGCTGATGATGCGCGCCCAGCAGGCGATCTCCTTCGGCGCCAACGAGGGCTACCTGCCGCCCCACCATTATGATCAGATCTTCACCGCCCACGGCGTGATCATGATCTTCTTTTTCGCCATGCCGCTGGTGACGGGGTTGATGAACTTCGTCGTGCCGCTGCAGATCGGCGCCCGCGACGTCGCTTTCCCATTCCTCAACAATTTCAGCTTCTGGATGACGGTGAGCGGCGCCCTCACCGTGATGGCCTCGCTGTTCGTCGGCGAGTTCGCCCGCACCGGCTGGCTCGCCTACCCGCCGCTCTCCGGCCCCGCCGCGAGTCCCGGCGTCGGCGTCGACTATTACATCTGGGCCCTCCAGATCGCCGGGATCGGGACGCTTCTATCCGGCATCAACCTCATCGCCACCATCGTGAAGATGCGGGCGCCCGGCATGACGATGATGAAGATGCCGGTCTTCACCTGGACGGCGCTCTGCACCAACGTGCTCATCGTCGCCGCCTTCCCGATCCTGACCGCCGTTCTCGCGCTGCTGTCGCTCGACCGCTACGTCGGCACGCACTTCTTCTCGAACGACCTCGGCGGCAATCCGATGATGTACATCAACCTCATCTGGATCTGGGGCCACCCGGAGGTCTACATCCTCATCCTGCCGGCGTTCGGCATCTTCTCGGAGGTCGTCTCGACCTATTCGGGCAAGCGGCTCTTCGGCTACGCCTCGATGGTCTACGCCACCGTCGTCATCACGATCCTGTCCTACCTCGTCTGGCTGCACCACTTCTTCACGATGGGGTCCGGCGCATCGGTGAACTCGTTCTTCGGGATCACGACGATGATCATCTCGATCCCGACAGGTGCGAAGATCTTCAACTGGCTGTTCACGATGTACCGCGGGCGCATCCGCTTCGAGGTGCCGATGCTGTGGACGGTCGGCTTCATGGTCACCTTCGTCATCGGCGGCATGACCGGGGTGCTTCTCGCCGTGCCGCCCGCCGACTTCGTGCTCCACAACTCGCTGTTCCTGATCGCGCATTTCCACAACGTGATCATTGGCGGCGTGGTGTTCGGCCTGCTGGCGGGCATCACCTACTGGTTCCCGAAGGCCTTCGGCTACAAGCTCGATCCGTTCTGGGGGAAGGTCTCGTTCTGGTTCTGGCTGAGCGGCTTCTGGTTCGCCTTCATGCCCCTCTACATCCTGGGCCTGATGGGCGTGACGCGCCGCCTCCAGCACTTCGACGACCCGTCCCTGCAGATCTGGTTCGTGATCGCGGCCTTCGGCGCCTTCCTGATCCTGCTCGGCATCCTCTCGTTCGGCGTCCAGCTCGTCGTCAGCTACGTCCGGCGTGAGGAGCTGCGCGACCTGACCGGCGACCCGTGGAACGGCCGGACCCTCGAATGGTCGACCTCGTCGCCGCCGCCCGAGTACAACTTCGCCTTCACGCCCGTGATCCATGAGCTCGACGCGTGGTCGGACATGAAGAAGCGCGGCTACGACCGTCCGCTGAAGGGTTTCCGCCCGATCCACATGCCGAAGAACACCGGCACGGGCTTCATTCTCGGCGTGCTCAGCATCGCCTTCTCCTTCGCGATGATCTGGTACATCTGGTGGCTCGCGGGGCTGACCTTCGTGGCGATGTTCCTCGTCACCGTGATCCACACGTTCAACTACAACCGCGACTTCTACATCCCGGCCGAGGCGGTCGTCCGGGCCGAGGATGCGCGCTCCGCGCTTCTCTCCGGACGGGCCTGA
- a CDS encoding Crp/Fnr family transcriptional regulator, giving the protein MSEDERQALSALTQDARTLAARHDIVPDQDAERIYLLMSGVACRYKTLVDGTRRIVSFVLPGDLCRIPPTNRHGLEWRIGILTRCSVVEVSRAALHDLINRHPSLNRALWWLALAELNRSREWLVNDSRPGMQRLAHLLCEVLACLQAVGLADENSCELALSQVDLADALGISHVHINRILQALRKQDLIVWQRHRLVIPDVPRIHDFADFDPTYLDLDGLSTCPDPVPAGD; this is encoded by the coding sequence TTGTCGGAGGACGAACGGCAGGCCCTCTCGGCATTGACGCAGGACGCGCGGACTCTGGCGGCACGTCACGACATCGTCCCCGACCAGGATGCGGAGCGCATCTATCTTCTGATGAGCGGGGTCGCCTGCCGCTACAAGACCCTGGTGGATGGGACCCGCCGCATCGTGTCCTTCGTCCTTCCCGGCGACCTCTGCCGGATCCCGCCCACGAACCGTCACGGGCTCGAGTGGCGCATCGGCATTCTCACCCGCTGCTCCGTGGTCGAGGTTTCCCGCGCCGCGCTGCACGATCTGATCAACCGGCATCCCAGCCTCAACCGCGCCCTCTGGTGGCTCGCGCTGGCCGAATTGAATCGCTCGCGCGAGTGGCTGGTAAACGATAGCCGGCCGGGGATGCAGCGGCTTGCCCACCTCCTGTGCGAGGTGCTCGCCTGCCTGCAGGCGGTGGGCCTCGCCGACGAGAACAGCTGCGAACTCGCGCTGTCGCAGGTGGATCTGGCGGACGCGCTCGGGATCTCGCACGTCCACATCAACCGCATCCTTCAGGCGTTGCGCAAGCAGGACCTCATCGTCTGGCAGCGGCACCGCCTCGTCATCCCGGACGTGCCGCGGATACACGATTTCGCCGACTTCGATCCGACCTATCTCGACCTCGACGGCCTATCGACCTGCCCGGATCCGGTGCCTGCGGGAGACTGA